Genomic DNA from Acipenser ruthenus chromosome 4, fAciRut3.2 maternal haplotype, whole genome shotgun sequence:
TACGCgctatatatttccttttcatCGAGATAATACGCgctatatatttccttttcatCGAGATAATACGCgctatatatttccttttcatCGAGATAATACGCgctatatatttccttttcatCGAGATAATACGCGCTATATATTTTCCTTTTCATCGAGATAATACACACTATTGTTTTTCTTGGCAGTGGAAGCCCTGTTGTGCTACACGTGTACGGCCTCTGACTCCAATGAGGCCTGCAACAATAAGACTGTCCAGAACTGCACTTCTGCTGACGACACCTGCATGACCACCGTCATCACAGCGCGTGAGTAAAGACAACAGCAAGCATGCGTTTACCTCTCTGCCTAGTCACAAAACTGTTTGAAATgcggttttcattattattttttttgcctaTCCCCATATGATTATGTTTCTGCCATGATATAGTTTCCATTGTAAATAATTGGATTGTAATAGATGTTGGTCAGTCCATGGTTTAGGCACTGAGCTTTCAAACCCTGCTCCTCCCCCATAGCCACTACAATCAGATACAACCAGAAAAGTAAATATCGACGACGATATAGGAGTTGTTGTAGGAACATAGACTTTAATAAAATAACCCACCTatactaacattaaaaaaatgaactcGCTTGTATTTATGCAACCCACTCCTGCTCCACGACCCTTTTTTAAACCTTACATAGCATCACCATGGAAACAGATATAACAAGACCAGCTGAGCCCTCCCAGGCCCGTTTTaaagttctgtttattttatgtaagtATACAAAGAGATTTCTTTGAAAGTCCCGATCCACGCTACCATATTCATATTTTTCCAATCTTGAATGATTATAAGGAGGCAAGTCACCAATATCCCGGGAGGGCTAAGCCCCGTTTTTATTTCCTGGGGGTGAGTAAGCCCCGGAGCCCTCCGATAGTTGCCGGCTTGCATCATGGCCTAGGTAGGTCTATCTCTTACTTGTGCCTCTGCTGCAGATGTTTAACAATGCCAGCCTGTTTTTGTCTCTCTGCAGTTAAAGTTCATAGCATCACAAAACTATGTACCATGAAAAGTATCTGCGACACTACAGCTGCAGCCTCCAATTCTGAGGGAAAAGTGACGTGCTGCAACACGGACCTGTGCAACGTGAATggctccaccactgccaggctcAATGTGCTGCTTCTGGGGGCTTCAGCAGCTCTGCTTTTCCTGGTCAGCAGGATCACAGCGTAAGGACAGCAGCACCCACCGCTATTCTTCATTGTCCTTTGGAAGAGTGTCTGCGTTTTTTCCCTTGCATGTTGAAGTGTGATATTATGATATTATAAACCCCTTTCACTATGAAAGTGCTGTgctttgtgtgggtgtgtttctctgttgatTTCCACATTGATGGGTGTTACAGTATATAGTATATGATTTAGCAATTAGATACACTGAAGTTTCTGCACTTTTTTCTAATAAATATGAATTTcataatgaaatgaaaaaaatatatatgatattGTTGCGGGTACTTCCCTGTGAAaaaatatattccatatttataattaaaacattttaaatacatatttgtgcTAGATTAATTgtggtgttgttattttttaaaaacagtaactCAGTAAAACATGCAAGGGAAAAAATGCTATAATATATAACGTGCATCGTTCAGTATGTGCTCACAGCACACAGGAAAAGACACACGTTTGTTAGGTAGGCCATCCTTTAGCCTGTGGCAAACGTTCTCTCATACTGAAACATGCATCGATTTTATATAACAGTGAAAAAGATACACAAAGAGAATCTGCATAGTTCAGTTCATATTCTAGTAACCCTTTAATGgccatttctgtatcacatgtgatacaatgcttagccagCCTCTctatattactattttttaaatccaCAACCCAGAATTTTgtcatatgcagtacattatggGTTGTCGGACAGGAAAGAAGAAGTGTTTCGTCCAGAAACacaatctagttacataaataaagtagcttcTCTCATTAAAAAAACTTCATGGCCATTACAGGGTTAACACATCCTCATTTAATGCAAAGGGACAGATGTATCACAGAGTATTTTACCCCAAAGTGTAATTTGCATAATAATATTCACCATAGAAATGCACAAGGGGGGCAATTGTATTCCAAGACTTTCACGGTCCAATCCCCAAGGTAAACCATTTACACGTGCCTCCGGGGTCCTGCCCACAGCGCCCCCTGTCTGTAGCTAGCAGCTGTTTCTCAGAACAGAATTGTTATTGTATGCTGATATTTTACAATAATGGTACAAAAAATGTGTATTACAATATGCAGATCCAGCGAGGAACGAAGGAGAAAAATGAATTTTAATATTTCGCTAAAcctgaaaaaaacatgaaatctgACGATTTAAATACATCACAACCAACACTATGTCACAGTACAGTGTAGCATCGGGTCTTGCAGTACCGCCGAGAGGGACTTTTTGGGGTGCTACATTGAATTTGCGGGGGGACCGAAGCTATTGCTTTTTTTGTAAATAGTTGTattgctgtactgtgtgtgtgtgtgtgtgtgtgtgtgtgtgtgtgtgtgtgtgtgtgtgtgtgtgtgtgtgtgtgtgtgtgtgtgtgtgtgtgtgtgtgtgtgtgtgtgtgtgtgtgtgtgttgtcctgTCTTCCCGCCGTTTGTGTGTGTGACCGCGCGTGAGTCTGTGGAAGTGTGTTTCATGTCTAGGCAGTGCTGGCGTGCTGCCTAGGGTGTCACGTGTGTGACAGTTCTTATTCTGTTCATCCACTACTTCTGCGTTGTGTATTTTCTTTTGATTTGTTGAGGAGAAAGGAATTGACAGACACGGCTCTCCCAGCTTCCAGGATTTTATTTGCtctgaaaaaaacatgaattgttcAGTCCTAATTATTTATATGTCATTCCCTGTGCTCTCACACtccatgcaggcagccatttcaGAGAGAACGAAAATCAACATTTTTAAACGTATTTATTcttacaagaacataagaacataagaaagtttacaaacgagaggaggccattcagcccatcttgctcatttggttgttagtagcttattgatcccagaatctcatcaagcagcttcttgaaggatcccagggtgtcagcttcaacaacattactgggttgTTGGACaaatcacattatacatttcagACATGTAATAGTCAATGCTATTAAAGTACTTgaaaataacagtaaatatcGGTACAAAAGACATTGCATAGTTATCAGTTTCAACATATACAACAcacataaaacagaaaaatatcaaCGTACCTGAAAAAAACATTGTTCAGTCCTATTTATTTATATGTCATTTTCTGTGCTCGCACACTGTAAAAAGAAACCATGAAGCACATGGAAATGAGAGAAAACCCTAGAACGACCAAAGAAATAAAAGTATGCAGTCATTCCATAGCATTACATTATGGATACTATATATAAATCAAAATGCAGTTTCAAAACGCGTATAATCCTTTAATTCAGAGATAGTGAAAACCAACACTTTCCTTCAACATGACGGCCAGCAGTTCCCATGGTGCATCTGGCCACTCCAGGATTAACTCTTTCATAACAGTATACATGGCAATTGTGaacaataacatttttaattacacACAAGGCAGTATTCTCAGTGAATTTCAGTGGCATTTTACAAGTTTCCAACTCATTACACGTAGACAGTGCAGCTGTATGGGAgaggggtctgtgttggctgcactatGTTCGGTTCCGCCAGTCAGCTACctaacagaaatatatatatagatatattctGTATATGTCACAGGAAGGCAGTGTCTAagataagaacctatgcaatagtcaaCATGCCTGaaaacagccaagtaagatcaatttatgcccatgctcaaattactttgaggaccactggacTAACACCTAACCCTTAACTCCAGATAAGTACATACCATTGTTTCTTTCACATAGAAGCTATGACTTGTTATATACCATTTCCATATATTAGTtcaacagacattttttttttaacagagtaaATAATACTGGtgtagtgttattattttgaGCTCACCCACTGTGCACACAAATGGAACAGCCGAGTTAAGGGTTGGAACCGATGCTTCAGAATACAAACAGCTATCTGACTGCTTTAGTCATAGGTTATAACAGTATGTGTCTGTTATcttgtaaaaaattaaataaaaaaacaactgagaAATTTAATACCCTGCATTATCTCTTCAGTTAGAATCTCATTTCATAAAAAGATTGAAGTAGTTGGCTGAAATTAGCATATGCTTCCCCctgaccctgggatccttcaggaagctgcttgatgagattctgggatcaataagctactaacaaccaaacgagcaagatgggccgaatggcctcctcttgtttgtaaactttcttatgttttgaCTCTGCTGGTAGCGTGTCGGCAGCAGGAAGCTGGTGCTTCCATTGAAGGAAAACATCAAGCTGTCAGAAACTTGAAGTGAGAATACACATGGAATGGGCTTGTATGTAAGTCTTATAAAGTAAAACCGCAGGGTACACGCGGAAATGTTTACCCTGACAACGACTTTCCTTTAACACGTAATAACATTGCACCAGGCTTGCCCCAGCTTGCCCCAGCTTGCCCCAGCTTGAGAAACACATGGCGTTGTATTTGAATGAGAGTGGTTAAACATGTGTGTAACTTGCAAATAATGCAAATACAAGCAGCCTACACGGTAAAAGGGTTAACTAGACTCTGTACTGCAGTGTATTCAACAACATGTATAATATAACAAGGCACCTCTTCCAATGTATTCTCTGTGCAGCTACATGACGGTGGCAAACACACATGATTTGTTATCAATGTTTACTTTACTAATGTAACCAATTAATAAAGCACTCCAGTGACGTTCCCAACAAGGTACAACAAGTAAATACGATGATAATGAGCCAGCTATGTGCACAGGAAAGAAAGGGGTAGATTCATTCTAGATGTCACTGGTAGTACTGTCTAGTATGCAGCTTTTGTATTAGCAGTTTGTCAACCATTTAATAATGAATGTTGTTAATCTTAAGCATTGTATAGCATGTGTCTAGTTAATAATACTGTGTGCCGCACTTGTTACTATGCTTAAATGGACCATGGAGGAACTTGGCATAGCAGTTGTCTGTACTAGCTCAGTAGCTACTACCCCTTACTTAACCCTTTACAGACATATGTCTAATAAACATATTCTAACTTTACCATTtctgcaatgaggtgcacgagaCAGGGTATGAAATGTACTGACAGGCTAGATCTGCTCATCTGGTTTCCTCCTCCTGATGATTGAGtccctctcaaatgtattttcagaagaaactgaacaacaagcgctcagttccttgtgtaccttcaggGGTTAAGGATTTAGCAAAGAGCCAATAGAGACTGACAAGACTGCTGCAACATCCGTGTTTAAGGGTTCTTTTCTACACCATGagtctcaaataaataaataaataaataaataaataaataaataaataaataaaatataatatcatcaatcatttcaaaatatttttacaTTGGGCCTTCCGTGGTAGAGCCATCTCATTTGACAAAGCGCTtcacaatgcaaataaaaaaggCCAGTAAAACAGGACcgaacataaaataaaaacataacatacaATCACACTCAAGGCTTGAGAGAACAAATAGACCTTCAACCATGACTTAAACTTTGCCAGGGAATCCGAGTTTCTCAATAAATGCAGGGCAGTTGTATTGATCAGACTGCCCCAGTAAGCTGTCTCAATGGATGCAGGACAGTTGTATTGATCAGACTGCCCCAGTAAGCTGTCTCAATGGATGCAGGGCAGTTGTATTGATCAGACTGCCCCAGTAAGCTGTCTCAATGGATGCAGGGCAGTTGCATTGATCAGACTGCCCCAGTAATCTGTCTCAATGGATGCAGGGCAATTGTATTGATCAGACTGCCCCAGTAAGCTGTGATCATACAGTGTGGTTCGAAAGGGTGCTGAGGCAGCTTCTTCTTTGGCATGTAGTGCATGTATGCCTTAGGGGTGACACAATTCTTCAGAGGAGGCAGCATGTATATTGCAAGAGACGCACATTTTCTCCCAGTTTAGGTTGGTCTGGATTTGCAGATTGTCACTTACTCTATATAAGATGTctcaaatcaatcaataaacaaacaagctgAAAAAATGATCGATGTGAAAGCAAGCCATGACAAAACCACGAATCAACCAAAGGAATATTCCAGTGGGGTTTGAACTGAAAAGGGTTTCTGCGTCTGTATAGTTAAGGAGCATCTTGGTATGAGTATGAAATACCACAGTTATCTCAAATGTCTTCTTCTAGATCAGGTTCACTTAGTATATTTTCTGGTTTCAGTCGTCACGTCCATGGGACTTTTTGAAACCCAGAAGTTTAAAGTACAGTTGTGCTCTcagtagagctctcaaacattTCTTCTCTGACTACAGCTGGTTCACCCTGTAACAGAGCGATGTTACTTATTGTATGTGGGTCTtcactgaatcagacacagagcagtgggtgttgacacgccgcacaggcatgcagatttaataaacagcagTGGTAATCTTAGCAgcggatttaataaagaaaacaaaacaaagctaaaaaataagtttgccacacaaggccaCACATCACTAAAAGAGGCATCCTGCTCCAGGTACCTACTACCTTTCGAAACTCTCGCTAGACTGTTGTTGGGatcaaatcccctaaactaacctagtCAAGTCCCGGCGTCCTCCCAGCGACTGATGGCCTCGGATGGGCAGTGCCTCCACGAGCagcgtcttggagtggaagggtttcgtgcAGTAGTTTTCTCCTCTggagcggacactctcctccttgGTGTACACGAACAGAGAGGCTTTCTCTCTGCGCCCGTCTGTCTATCTATGGCATTGCAGTAGCCTTGAACGGTGCCAATAGGGTATTACTGCAGCCTGAAGCTGCTGTCTTATAGCGGAAGTTGAGCTGTCACATGGTATGTAGGATGTAGTGGGCGTATGACAGTTGTATAAACAAGGAAGTAAAGATTAAAACCAACAGAAGTAAAGCTTAAAACCCAAAATTTCCTGCAGCGCAAGTGCTGCTGCTGGACTTAACAATGCCCTGGGTGATGACAGGCatgcatccccgggcggtgttgTGCAGGCATCCCTAGGCATCTCCCCAGGTGATGGTGAACTAGCCTctccaggcgatggcgaactagCCTCCCTGGGAGATAGTGAGCAGGCACCCCCGAGTGACAGCGAACAGGCCTCCCTGGGCGATGCAGAGTGGCAGGCAACCCCAAGCGATGTAGAGCGGCAGGCAACCTCAGGCGTAATACTATGGTGGAGATGGGCACAGCAGTCCATCTCCCTCTAGTGTTGGAGGAGGGAACAGCGATACGTCTTTCCTGGGCGATGGCGACGGGACTCTCATGGCGTCTTCCCCTAGTGCCAATGACGGGACAATCAAGACGTCTCTCCTGGACGTCGACAGCTGTAGGCGGAGTGAGCGGAGCgggcggtctccctctggtggagacAAGGAAGGTAAACAGTTTTTTTCCACTGCTGGAGACAGCAAGGCATCTCCCTTTCTCTTTGGAGATGGCAGGGCTTCCCCCTCTGGTGCCGGAACCTGGTGCAGTTTCCTCTGGGTCTTGTGGCCCGGGCAGAGGGGCGTGGGGTGATCGCCTTCTCCGCAGTCCAGACACTACCATTTCAGCTTCCAGTGTAGTCCGGGATGGGGTGGCTCCACCTCTGGtttccccctcttgggcgctggaCGCACAGGCTCCTTCATGCTGGAGTATTCATGGCTCCCCCCACAGCTGCTGAAgagcccctcccatgtctgcagccagGTAATTCAGCACCATGACTGCAATATCTGTGAGGGACTCTGGGTGGTGCTGCTTCTCCCAAGCCTCCCACAATTCCCCTTTCTGGGGGCCCACAGGACGTGGATCGTGACTGGAATGTCCCCGTCGAGGTCCATCAGCCAGTCCCTCAGTTGCTTCGAGGTCATCTGCTCAGGCAGCACCACGACTGCGGCACTTCTCCGGGTCCCGGGGACAGTGACTCCTCCTTCTGGACTCGTGCCTGAGAATGGCAGCTCTTCCGGGTTCTTCGGGGTGCCTGGTTCTGGCTCGTTTGGGCAGCCAACACCTCTCCTTGATATTGGGAGGGGCAAATACCCAGTGTGCCCGAACTCGCCACAACCAGGACACCACTCATCCACCAGGTAGACCTGGCAGACGGCAGTGAAGCTGTGCTAGACTTTCCTTCCAGAGCCGGCTGCGAAGGGCACTTCCTCCAGCTGTGTCCGAAACCCTCACAGTGACTGCACCAGTCTGGAGGCAGTCCAACCAGCAGTGCTCCAAGTGGCCGCACCAGGTGCTCCCTGGCCACAGTTCCACCCACGGCTCTTCTTGCCAGGgtgcctgctgctgctgttacttCTGCAGCTGCCACTGCTGCTTCTTGTGGCTGTTCCttcccatttttaaaaaaaataaaataaaaaaaataatgtcaccCGCAGTACTGCTCCTGGCCTGAGTCCTCCAAGGAGCTGTTCAATCCCATGATGGACACCACGTATCACAAGGATGCCTTGagtgtcacagaccaggaagcagTACACAGAACTCTGAATTGCGGGGCTGAAAACTGCCGCAGcagtatgtttattaaataaaaacaaaatacttttcaaacaaaacaaaacactgttgaaaacacaaaacaaaaggtcaCGCggaccaaaacaaaaggttcacaAAACCAAATATAAAAAGTCTAATCAAACGAGTACCTTTGTAACAACTTCACAAAGATTTGTAGCAATCGTCTGTTTGGAGCTCAGTCTCTGTGAGTCTCTCTCCTCCAACCACCTCCTTAATGAGCCCAGAGTGAGtcattttatactgtggctggcaCCTTAACTACCCATCAATCAAGCAATtacctcattaaggctccagccacattcttcaGAAGGTTTTTATGAatggggaattaaccccatccttgccacaaTACacgattcaaaataataatacataatgcaaataaatacacaaaaaataacaacaactcAGGGTGGTGGATTAACATGTGCTAGCCACATTTAGTCACCTTATTAGAATGTGAATccttttttagaaaacaaatgtattggcaataattattttctttaacagGCAGCTGAACACACAGTAATAATtgttgtaatttgtatttttatgtttttttttgcatgcaaggCAAAGGAAGTAAATGAAGCTATCAGGACAAAACTGATTAATGAAGAGAAATTGCTTGCAAGGAGTGTCACCttattaatacattaattaacAAAGATCTGAACAcaagagtttttgttttcttttatttgtaataaaccaTTAAGGGCAGCAGTACTGTGCTGTGTATAGTAATGTAATTGTAGCCCagcaatagtagtacagtacaatagtacagttgtttttacagtatgttttttatagtaatactatagtaCTTTCTTGTAAGGGCTATATGGGATTTGTGGtagcagcccttcagaaagcaggatgggatttgttgtaggagcccttcagaaagcaggatgggatttgttgtaggagcccttcagaaagcagggtgggatttgttgtagcagcccttcagaaagcaggatgggatttgttgtagcagcccttcagaaagcaggatgggatttgttgtagcggcccttcagaaagcaggatgggatttgttgtagcggcccttcagaaagcagggtgggatttgttgtagcagcccttcagaaagcagggtgggatttgttgtagcagcccttcagaaagcaggatgggatttgttgtagcggcccttcagaaagcaggatgggatttgttgtagcggcccttcagaaagcagggtgggatttgttgtagcagcccttcagaaagcagggtgggatttgttgtagcagcccttcagaaagcaggatgggatttgttgtagcagcccttcagaaagcaggatgggatttgttgtagcggcccttcagaaagcaggatgggatttgttgtagcagcccttcagaaagcaggatgggatttgttgtagcagcccttcagaaagcaggatgggatcTGTTGTAggagcccttcagaaagcaggatgggatctgttgtagcagcccttcagaaagcaggatgggatttgttgtaggagcccttcagaaagcaggatgggatttgttgtagcagcccttcagaaagcaggatgggatttgttgtaggaGCCCTTTAGAAAGCAGGATGGGATCTGTTGtagcagcccttcagaaagcagggtgggatttgttgtagcggctcttcagaaagcaggatgggatttgttgtagcagcccttcagaaagcaggatgggatttgttgtagcagcccttcagaaagcaggatgggatttgttgtagcggcccttcagaaagcaggatgggatttgttgtagcagcccttcagaaagcaggatgggatttgttgtagcagcccttcagaaagcaggatgggatttgttgtagcagctcttcagaaagcaggatgggatttgttgtagcggcccttcagaaagcaggatgggatttgttgtagcagcccttcagaaagcaggatgggatttgttgtagcagctcttcagaaagcaggatgggatttgttgtaggagcccttcagaaagcaggatgggatctgttgtagcagcccttcagaaagcaggatgggatttgttgtagcggctcttcagaaagcaggatgggatttgttgtagcggcccttcagaaagcaggatgggatttgttgtagcggctcttcagaaagcaggatgggatatgttgtagcagcccttcagaaagcaggatgggatatgttgtagcagcccttcagaaagcaggatgggatttgttgtagcagcccttcagaaagcaggatgggatttgttgtagcagcccttcagaaagcaggatgggatcTGTTGTAGCAGCtcttcagaaagcaggatgggatttgttgtagcagcccttcagaaagcaggatgggatttgttgtagcggcccttcagaaagcagggtgggatttgttgtagcggcccttcagaaagcagggtgggatttgttgtagcagcccttcagaaagcaggatgggatttgttgtagcagcccttcagaaagcaggatgggatctgttgtagcagcccttcagaaagcaggatgggatttgttgtagcggctcttcagaaagcaggatgggatatgttgtagcagcccttcagaaagcaggatgggatttgttgtagcagcccttcagaaagcaggatgggatcTGTTGTAGCAGCtcttcagaaagcaggatgggatttgttgtagcagcccttcagaaagcaggatgggatttgttgtagcagcccttcagaaagcaggatgggatttgttgtagcggctcttcagaaagcaggatgggatttgttgtagcagcccttcagaaagcaggatgggatttgttgtagcagcccttcagaaagcaggatgggatttgttgtagcggcccttcagaaagcaggatgggatttgttgtagcggcccttcagaaagcaggatgggatttgttgtagcagcccttcagaaagcaggatgtGATTTGTTGTAGCGGCtcttcagaaagcaggatgggatttgttgtagcggctcttcagaaagcaggatgggatttgttgtagcagcccttcagaaagcaggatgggatttgttgtag
This window encodes:
- the LOC117399369 gene encoding prostate stem cell antigen-like — its product is MKTALALLLLAFVGSCAVEALLCYTCTASDSNEACNNKTVQNCTSADDTCMTTVITALKVHSITKLCTMKSICDTTAAASNSEGKVTCCNTDLCNVNGSTTARLNVLLLGASAALLFLVSRITA